The Puntigrus tetrazona isolate hp1 chromosome 4, ASM1883169v1, whole genome shotgun sequence genome includes a window with the following:
- the glt8d2 gene encoding glycosyltransferase 8 domain-containing protein 2 isoform X1, producing the protein MALLRKINRGLLVLLILVAFALLYKKTRLRTLPKHTGLMKDGAKTDAEDEKAAVTDIPVVICASEERTGAAIATINSVYSNSRASIFFYIVTLRDAIKKIREYIEKTKLRNIKYKILEFNPMVLKGKVKPDSSRPELLHPLNFVRFYLPLLAIENHERVVYLDDDVIVQGDIQELYDIKLKAGHAAAFASDCDLPSTHEMVRSVGMQTTYMGFLDYRKEEVRDLGINPSDCSFNPGVFVADIGEWKRQKITKQLEKWMAKNVRENLYSSAMAGGVATPPMLIVFHDKYTTIDPMWHVRHLGWSPDTRYPRSFLKDARLLHWNGRFKPWNYPCVHLDIWEKWFIPDPTGKFTLVRP; encoded by the exons ATGGCTTTGCTGAGGAAAA TCAACCGTGGGCTCCTCGTTCTGCTCATCCTGGTGGCTTTTGCTCTTCTTTACAAAAAGACCAGACTACGGACACTGCCCAAGCATACAG GACTCATGAAAGATGGGGCCAAAACGGATGCAGAGGACGAGAAAGCCGCGGTCACTGACATCCCTGTGGTCATCTGTGCATCAGAGGAGCGCACTGGCGCTGCCATCGCAACCATCAACAGCGTCTACAGCAACAGCCGTGCCAGCATCTTCTTCTACATAGTGACCCTGCGAGATGCCATCAAGAAGATAAG GGAATACATAGAGAAGACCAAGCTGAGAAACATCAAATACAAGATCCTGGAGTTCAATCCGATGGTACTGAAGGGGAAAGTCAAACCGGATTCCTCCAGACCAGAGCTGCTGCATCCT CTAAACTTTGTGAGGTTCTACTTGCCACTTCTTGCCATTGAAAATCACGAGCGGGTTGTTTACCTGGATGATGATGTCATAGTGCAAG GAGATATACAGGAACTGTATGACATAAAGCTGAAAGCGGGACATGCTGCTGCGTTCGCCTCAGACTGTGATCTGCCCTCCACACATGAGATGGTGCGCAGTGTGGGGATGCAG ACAACTTATATGGGCTTTCTGGACTACCGCAAAGAGGAAGTGAGAGATTTGGGCATCAACCCCTCCGACTGCTCCTTTAATCCAGGCGTTTTTGTAGCAGACATTGGTGAATGGAAAAggcaaaaaataactaaacagcTGGAGAAATGGATGGCTAAGAATGTCAG GGAGAATCTGTACAGCAGTGCTATGGCAGGCGGTGTGGCCACCCCACCAATGCTGATCGTCTTTCATGATAAATACACCACTATTGATCCAATGTGGCACGTCAGACATCTAG GCTGGAGTCCTGATACCCGTTATCCCAGATCCTTTCTCAAAGATGCACGCTTACTGCACTGGAATGGCCGTTTCAAGCCCTGGAACTACCCCTGCGTCCATCTGGACATCTGGGAGAAATGGTTTATCCCAGACCCCACAGGAAAATTCACCCTGGTACGACCATGA
- the ttc41 gene encoding tetratricopeptide repeat protein 41 — MHGINTQEKNTGVTPDSLYLGFPSLPYLCYVPGDLQEELIHLKTKVFPHLDTLCQAKGTRFTPVDLQRSKPESREDENNHKPELYDQQLKISLDLIDRSSFFICLLGYSYGQCLPAEHGSQSDVGPRSLSEVARNMNVAAEAGYPWVTEDEYRTSSLTELEITKAAFIDNNRSCFFYFKDCTPQDTEDDSSDETHNFLHMLSALSQTERRRSRDLKRRIINHCLPVRFFKNLNELEEMIKADWEGAICAFHENPKHQFLRWQDSFDQHYHERHARALCDWFVPSAPATGILNALNKFTDPVTHNAKSEKHSRNSGAHFTRDLEQNDKTKKSIFLVCGERGCGKSTLAAWWLRSFCRQNPDVPVISHFCGSSASSTDIRSMLRQCTAQLRRAHYGDFPDLDEDVIEFLHLHRVIQAFTAALSLGPCILLVDGIDLLTETLRLSKQEVKTLQWLPDALPAYCKFIITTTFTDLTYKSLASRTDVQILSCPRLSDPSVLSSILCKHLSLPYKEPPASILRRVARKKQCHVPAFLALIGTELRTCGVLREKEEEMELLKEYIEADSIAELWVKVIHRWVQDYSPTAPTEDIASCKVTEAQTSTTPLREDLSGWVWDTLCLIHVSRAGLTESQVLALLEDLGYCGHLRVQVLEWARLRSAIWPWVQEKTSGLLTITHQSLSQAINLLLHGTKGHISYHLILAKFFQNSSSELCSWARKMEEIPWHFKQTSSFKELHDFLSDPATMEFLSSSLKQYPQMTTDVIYYWTLLRDGGFDPVTSFQNLMAQAWEHCNDHSSLWRLSLFCSKFMLCLDEMQQAEKLLLQADQMFQKDVELDSDSMRLLLKVQHMLAELYVQMHLPKDTEMYCHKGLLTAQSFAVGSSEVKLIVGQMLCRLCVALLEDRRMHEVPGIFREIGSARYISGHPCAEGTAMLLKAIHKLSLCEPKTAEKCFEAALSSRRRWYGHDHPLVAEVEEQLADLWARAQTSTEWTQRKMIELYRHVLSTKETEAQMLQLPTMQHNLAVILMKLGKVLLQSCSRVDRREGLDLLQRAEDIRIHLLGPEQPVTRDLELVSNPDIAGQKKHVLEVIGSNSNNKLSLARSETAFKESHGGLLQQSSSRSCITRPTSTLPRSFSSQTASRRDETLERRWMAFRVSVSRPHSDIRTLMQTGNTGWFDRQRPLSRSTRGPSQGDASCRRKL; from the exons ATGCATGGAATAAATactcaagaaaaaaatacaggagTGACTCCTGACAGCTTATACCTGGGGTTTCCTTCCTTGCCTTACCTGTGCTATGTTCCTGGGGATCTTCAAGAAGAGCTGATTCACCTGAAAACTAAAGTCTTTCCACACTTAGACACACTTTGCCAGGCCAAAGGAACCCGCTTCACGCCAGTGGACTTGCAGCGAAGCAAACCAGAAAGCAGAGAGGATGAAAATAATCACAAGCCTGAGCTTTATGACCAGCAGCTGAAAATCAGTTTGGATCTCATTGACCGCTCGTCCTTTTTCATCTGTCTTCTTGGATACAGTTATGGACAGTGTCTGCCAGCAGAACATGGATCTCAGTCTGATGTGGGACCACGTTCTTTGTCTGAGGTGGCGAGAAACATGAATGTCGCTGCAGAGGCTGGTTACCCTTGGGTCACGGAGGACGAGTATCGCACCAGTAGCCTTACAGAGCTGGAGATCACCAAGGCAGCCTTCATTGACAACAACAGAAGCTGTTTCTTCTATTTTAAAGACTGCACCCCACAGGACACAGAGGACGACAGCAGTGATGAAACGCACAATTTCTTACACATGCTGTCCGCTCTAAGCCAAACTGAGAGACGCAGATCGAGAGATCTAAAACGAAGGATCATAAATCATTGTCTTCCTGTTCG ATTCTTTAAAAACCTTAATGAACTTGAAGAGATGATAAAAGCTGACTGGGAAGGAGCCATTTGTGCATTTCATGAGAATCCAAAACATCAATTCTTAA GATGGCAGGATTCATTTGATCAACATTACCATGAGAGGCACGCTCGTGCATTGTGTGACTGGTTTGTTCCCTCGGCGCCCGCCACAGGAATACTGAACGCACTAAACAAATTTACAGATCCTGTAACCCATAATGCAAAATCTGAGAAGCACTCAAGAAATTCAGGAGCTCATTTCACACG tgaTCTTGAACAGAATGACAAGACAAAGAAGTCTATCTTTCTGGTATGTGGTGAAAGGGGTTGTGGGAAGTCTACTCTGGCGGCGTGGTGGCTGCGGTCTTTCTGCAGACAGAATCCTGATGTTCCAGTCATCTCTCACTTCTGTGGATCCAGCGCATCCAGCACTGACATCAGGTCTATGCTTAGACAGTGTACTGCTCAACTTCGGAGAGCGCATTATG GTGATTTTCCAGATTTGGATGAAGACGTGATTGAGTTTCTGCACCTGCATCGGGTGATTCAGGCATTTACTGCAGCACTCAGTCTTGGGCCTTGTATTCTTCTTGTGGATGGAATTGACCTTCTGACAGAAACACTCAGACTCTCAAAGCAAGAG GTAAAGACATTGCAGTGGCTGCCAGATGCTCTGCCTGCCTATTGTAAATTTATCATCACAACAACCTTCACCGACCTCACTTACAAAAGTCTGGCCAGCAGGACTGATGTCCAAATTCTCAGCTGTCCTCGTCTCTCCGATCCTAGTGTTCTGAGTAGCATTTTGTGCAAACATTTGTCTTTGCCTTACAAGGAGCCGCCAGCCAGTATTTTGCGAAGAGTTGCGCGTAAGAAGCAGTGCCACGTTCCGGCCTTTTTAGCTCTCATTGGCACCGAGTTACGGACATGTGGAgtgctgagagagaaagaggaagagatggaGCTGTTGAAGGAGTATATAGAGGCTGATTCAATTGCCGAGCTCTGGGTGAAGGTCATTCATCGTTGGGTACAAGATTACAGCCCAACTGCTCCAACAGAAGATATTGCTTCTTGTAAAGTCACTGAGGCTCAAACAAGCACTACACCACTCAGGGAGG ATCTCTCAGGCTGGGTGTGGGACACGCTCTGTCTTATTCATGTGTCTCGTGCTGGCCTGACTGAGTCTCAGGTTTTGGCTTTGCTGGAAGATCTGGGCTACTGTGGTCATTTGAGAGTCCAGGTTTTGGAATGGGCCAGACTGCGCTCTGCTATTTGGCCTTGGGTTCAGGAGAAAACCAGTGGTCTTCTGACCATCACGCATCAATCACTCAGCCAGGCTATTAACCTGTTGTTGCACG GTACAAAGGGTCACATCTCTTACCATCTGATCCTGGCTAAGTTTTTTCAGAACTCCAGTTCAGAGCTCTGTAGCTGGGCAAGAAAAATGGAAGAGATTCCGTGGCATTTCAAGCAAACCAGTTCATTTAAGGAGTTGCACGACTTCCTCAGTGATCCAGC CACCATGGAGTTTTTGTCAAGCAGTCTAAAACAATACCCACAGATGACAACTGATGTTATATATTATTGGACACTACTAAGGGATGGAGGATTTGACCCTGTGACTTCATTCCAGAATCTGATGGCTCAGGCTTGGGAGCATTGTAATg ATCACAGCAGTCTGTGGAGACTGTCTTTGTTCTGCTCCAAATTTATGCTTTGTTTGGATGAGATGCAACAAGCCGAGAAGCTGCTACTGCAAGCAGATCAAATGTTTCAAaag GATGTGGAGCTGGATAGTGACAGTATGAGGTTACTGCTAAAAGTGCAACATATGCTGGCAGAGCTTTACGTTCAAATGCATCTGCCAAAAGACACTGAGATGTATTGCCACAAGGGACTTTTGACAGCCCAGTCGTTTGCAGTAGGCAGCTCAGAGGTCAAACTGATAGTTG GACAGATGCTTTGTCGTCTGTGTGTGGCGTTGCTGGAGGATAGACGCATGCATGAAGTGCCAGGGATTTTCAGAGAGATCGGTTCTGCTAGATACATCTCTGGCCATCCTTGTGCTGAAGGCACAGCTATGCTGCTGAAGGCCATTCACAA GTTGAGTCTTTGTGAGCCCAAGACTGCTGAGAAATGCTTCGAAGCTGCTTTGTCCAGCAGGAGGCGCTGGTACGGCCACGATCATCCTCTGGTAGCAGAAGTGGAGGAGCAGCTTGCAGATCTCTGGGCCAGAGCTCAAACCAGCACAGA GTGGACACAGAGGAAGATGATTGAATTGTACCGGCATGTTCTGAGCACTAAAGAGACCGAAGCTCAGATGTTGCAACTTCCCACAATGCAACACAACCTTGCTGTCATTCTTATGAAGCTTG GCAAAGTGTTGTTGCAAAGCTGCAGTAGAGTGGACAGGAGAGAAGGGCTGGATCTGCTCCAGAGAGCTGAAGACATAAGGATTCATCTCCTGGGCCCTGAGCAGCCAGTGACCCGAGACCTGGAGCT TGTTTCAAACCCTGATATTGCAGGACAGAAGAAGCATGTTCTAGAGGTCATCGGGTCCAACTCAAACAATAAACTGTCACTAGCAAGGTCTGAAACTGCTTTCAAGGAATCACACGGTGGGCTGCTGCAACAATCATCCTCTAGGTCATGTATAACACGACCAACTAGCACACTCCCTAGAAGCTTCTCTAGCCAAACAGCATCACGCCGCGATGAAACCCTAGAAAGACGATGGATGGCTTTCCGGGTCTCTGTTTCTCGGCCACACAGTGATATTAGGACTCTAATGCAAACAGGAAACACTGGTTGGTTTGACCGACAACGGCCCCTGTCGAGATCAACCAGGGGTCCTTCCCAGGGAGATGCATCATGCAGGAGGAAGCTCTGA
- the hsp90b1 gene encoding endoplasmin — translation MRRLWIIGLLCALLAFASVKADDDDVDIDGTVEEDLGKSRDGSRTDDEVVQREEEAIQLDGLNASQIKEIREKAEKHAFQAEVNRMMKLIINSLYKNKEIFLRELISNASDALDKIRLLSLTNEDALAGNEELTIKIKSDKEKNMLHITDTGIGMTKEELVKNLGTIAKSGTSEFLNKMSVMQEEGQSTSELIGQFGVGFYSAFLVADKVIVTSKHNNDTQHIWESDSNEFSVINDPRGDTLGRGTTITLVMKEEASDYLELETIKNLVRKYSQFINFPIYVWSSKTETVEEPIEEEEAEAEKEEAAEDEAEVEEEDEDKDKPKTKKVEKTVWDWELMNDIKPIWQRPAKEVEEDEYKAFYKTFSRDSDEPMSHIHFTAEGEVTFKSILFVPASAPRGLFDEYGTKKNDFIKLFVRRVFITDDFHDMMPKYLNFIKGVVDSDDLPLNVSRETLQQHKLLKVIRKKLVRKTLDMIKKIAEEQYNDKFWKEFGTNIKLGVIEDHSNRTRLAKLLRFQTSHHETILSSLEQYVERMKEKQDKIYFMAGTNRKEAESSPFVEKLLKKGYEVIYLTEPVDEYCIQALPEFDGKRFQNVAKEGVKFDESDKAKEKREALEKEFEPLTTWMKEKSLKDNIEKAILSQRLTKSPCALVASQYGWSGNMERIMKAQAYQTGKDISTNYYASQKKTLEINPKHPLIKEMLKRVKEDAEDQTAADLAVVLFETATLRSGYQLADTKAYGDRIERMLRLSMNVDIDEQVEEEPEEEPEEPTEEAEDEEVQAEEEAEEESDDTGKDEL, via the exons atgagGCGACTGTGGATTATCGGTCTCCTCTGTGCACTTTTGGCATTCG CATCTGTGAAAGCTGATGATGACGACGTTGACATTGATGGCACAGTAGAAGAGGACCTTGGAAAGAGCAGAGACGGATCTCGCACAGATGACGAGGTTGTTCAGAG GGAGGAAGAAGCCATTCAGTTAGATGGTTTGAATGCCTCGCAAATAAAAGAAATCCGtgaaaaagcagaaaagcatGCATTCCAAGCAGAAGTGAACAGGATGATGAAGCTGATCATCAATTCCTTGTATAAGAACAAGGAG ATCTTCCTTCGAGAGCTGATCTCTAATGCTTCCGATGCTTTGGATAAGATCCGGCTGTTGTCCCTGACCAACGAAGATGCTCTTGCTGGAAATGAAGAGCTTACTATTAAGATCAAG TCCGACAAAGAAAAGAACATGCTTCACATTACTGACACCGGTATTGGCATGACCAAAGAAGAACTGGTGAAGAACCTTGGTACCATCGCCAAATCTGGAACCAGCGAGTTCCTCAACAAGATGTCTGTGATGCAGGAGGAAGGTCAGTCCACCTCTGAGCTGATTGGTCAGTTCGGTGTTGGCTTCTACTCTGCCTTCCTTGTGGCTGATAAGGTCATCGTCACCTCCAAGCACAACAACGACACCCAGCACATCTGGGAATCTGATTCCAACGAGTTTTCAGTCATTAACGACCCTCGTGGAGACACTCTGGGCAGAGGCACCACCATTAC GCTGGTGATGAAAGAGGAGGCTTCAGACTACCTTGAGCTGGAGACCATTAAGAACTTGGTGAGGAAGTACTCTCAGTTCATCAACTTCCCCATCTACGTATGGAGCAGCAAG ACCGAGACCGTAGAGGAGCCCATTGAGGAGGAAGAGGCTGAGGCTGAGAAGGAAGAGGCTGCTGAAGATGAAGCTGAGGttgaggaagaggatgaggacAAGGACAAGCCAAAGACTAAGAAG GTGGAGAAGACCGTGTGGGACTGGGAGCTGATGAATGACATTAAACCCATCTGGCAGAGGCCTGCAAAGGAAGTGGAGGAGGATGAATACAAAGCCTTCTACAAGACTTTCTCCAGG gactCTGATGAGCCCATGTCTCACATTCACTTTACCGCTGAAGGAGAGGTCACCTTCAAGTCCATCCTCTTTGTCCCTGCATCTGCACCTAGAGGCCTTTTTGATGAGTATGGAACCAAGAAAAATGACTTTATCAAG CTATTTGTGCGTAGAGTCTTCATCACAGATGACTTCCATGACATGATGCCCAAGTACCTCAACTTTATCAAAGGCGTT GTGGACTCTGATGATCTGCCTCTGAATGTGTCCAGAGAGACTCTGCAGCAACACAAACTGCTCAAG GTCATCCGTAAGAAGCTGGTGCGCAAGACCCTGGATATGATCAAGAAGATCGCTGAGGAGCAGTATAATGACAAGTTCTGGAAGGAGTTCGGCACTAACATTAAGCTGGGTGTGATTGAGGATCACTCCAACAGAACCCGTCTGGCCAAGCTGCTCCGCTTCCAGACCTCTCACCACGAAACCATTCTGTCTAGTCTGGAGCAGTACGTGGAGAGGATGAAGGAAAAGCAAGACAAGATCTATTTCATGGCTGGAACCAACAGGAAGGAG GCCGAGTCTTCTCCATTCGTGGAGAAGCTTCTTAAGAAAGGATATGAGGTCATCTACCTGACTGAGCCAGTAGACGAGTACTGCATCCAGGCTCTGCCGGAGTTTGATGGCAAACGCTTCCAGAATGTGGCGAAGGAAGGTGTGAAATTCGATGAAAGCGACAAGGCCAAGGAGAAGAGGGAAGCTTTGGAGAAAGAGTTCGAACCCCTCACCACCTGGATGAAAGAGAAGTCCCTGAAGGACAAC ATCGAGAAGGCCATTTTGTCTCAGAGGCTGACCAAATCTCCCTGCGCTCTCGTTGCCAGTCAGTATGGATGGTCTGGCAACATGGAACGGATCATGAAAGCCCAGGCTTACCAGACAGGAAAAGACATTTCCACAAA CTATTACGCAAGTCAAAAGAAGACATTAGAAATCAACCCCAAACATCCTCTCATCAAGGAGATGTTGAAGAGAGTTAAA GAAGATGCCGAGGATCAGACGGCTGCAGATTTAGCTGTGGTGCTCTTTGAGACTGCCACACTGCGATCCGGCTACCAACTCGCAGACACCAAAGCGTACGGAGACAGAATAGAGCGCATGCTGAGGCTCAGCATGAACGTAGATATTGACGAACAG GTAGAGGAAGAGCCAGAGGAGGAACCAGAAGAACCGACAGAAGAAGCAGAAGATGAGGAGGTCCAGGCAGAGGAGGAGGCAGAAGAAGAATCG GATGACACAGGCAAAGACGAGTTGTAA
- the parp12b gene encoding protein mono-ADP-ribosyltransferase PARP12b, which translates to MSGYSRIIHYATSLLCSNKGSMEISQLHQKVLQRFDISEDDFWYIVKKCARFAVVQSKPRAEDGEPDCVVVAKTSLRLCKKYSKNECYECQDLHLCKYYVYGNCRYGKGRKECKFSHDIQSQHNYPLLRECTLHELNEDDLFLLLLQNDPALLPEVCAHYNKGTGFFGACTFMERCTKVHICQHFVQDGCLFGPKCKRLHSIDEHSRRMLEERGLGGDIIHDLPFIYQNVYRFNSQTISSELISDQGVSPAAQMEKDEICLHFIRGKCKFHDECVLVHFNLPYKWEVNDGKGWRDLRNMEEIEKAYCDPKNEHSPGSRPVDFGSMTRNHDPVRRLSTVSSISKPAHYILTTEWIWYYKGDHENWIEYGQKDDKQRVTSVTSRDLEKAFEEDSNAEVTVIKGNRHYYVSFQDMYQRNPKHNTKRRVRRRPRFVSINEVEAKAAQ; encoded by the exons ATGTCGGGCTACTCTAGGATCATACATTATGCGACCAGCCTGTTGTGCAGCAATAAAGGCTCCATGGAAATATCTCAGCTGCACCAGAAGGTCCTCCAGCGCTTCGACATCTCCGAAGATGATTTCTGGTACATCGTTAAGAAGTGCGCCCGCTTCGCAGTGGTCCAGAGCAAACCCAGAGCTGAGGATGGGGAGCCTGACTGCGTCGTCGTCGCCAAAACATCTCTGAGGCTCTGCAAGAAATATTCCAAGAATGAATGTTACGAGTGCCAGGATTTACATCTGTGCAAATATTACGTTTACGGGAACTGCAGATATGGAAAAGGAAG GAAAGAGTGTAAATTCTCCCATGATATCCAGTCACAGCATAACTATCCCCTGCTGCGGGAGTGTACTCTTCATGAGCTCAACGAGGACGATCTCTTCCTGCTTCTGCTCCAGAACGACCCTGCCCTACTGCCAGAG GTGTGTGCTCACTATAATAAAGGCACAGGGTTTTTTGGGGCCTGTACCTTTATGGAGCGCTGCACTAAGGTGCACATTTGTCAGCACTTTGTGCAAGACGGCTGCCTGTTCGGGCCCAAATGCAAACGGCTGCACAGCATCGACGAGCACAGCCGCAGGATGCTGGAGGAGCGGGGTCTCGGGGGAGACATCATCCATGACCTGCCCTTCATCTACCAGAACGTTTATCGCTTCAACTCGCAAACCATAAGCAGCG AACTGATCTCTGACCAAGGTGTCAGTCCCGCCGCTCAGATGGAGAAGGATGAAATCTGTCTCCACTTCATAAGAGGGAAATGCAAGTTTCACG ATGAGTGCGTTCTTGTCCACTTTAATCTTCCGTACAAATGGGAGGTTAATGATGGGAAAGGCTGGAGGGATTTGAGAAACATGGAGGAAATAGAGAAAGCGTACTGTGACCCAAAGAATGAACACAG TCCAGGCTCGAGACCGGTGGATTTTGGCTCCATGACTAGGAACCATGACCCTGTGCGCCGACTCTCAACGGTCTCGTCCATCTCTAAACCCGCCCACTACATCCTGACTACAGAATGGATTTGGTACTACAAAGGAGATCACGAGAACTGGATAGAGTACGGTCAGAAG GACGACAAGCAGCGTGTGACGTCTGTAACGTCCCGAGATCTGGAGAAAGCATTCGAGGAGGACAGCAACGCGGAAGTTACTGTCATTAAAGGAAACAGGCATTACTATGTCAGTTTCCAAG ATATGTATCAGAGAAACCCCAAACACAACACAAAGAGGAGGGTGCGCAGAAGACCACGCTTTGTGTCTATCAATGAGGTGGAGGCTAAAGCTGCCCAGTGA
- the glt8d2 gene encoding glycosyltransferase 8 domain-containing protein 2 isoform X2 gives MKDGAKTDAEDEKAAVTDIPVVICASEERTGAAIATINSVYSNSRASIFFYIVTLRDAIKKIREYIEKTKLRNIKYKILEFNPMVLKGKVKPDSSRPELLHPLNFVRFYLPLLAIENHERVVYLDDDVIVQGDIQELYDIKLKAGHAAAFASDCDLPSTHEMVRSVGMQTTYMGFLDYRKEEVRDLGINPSDCSFNPGVFVADIGEWKRQKITKQLEKWMAKNVRENLYSSAMAGGVATPPMLIVFHDKYTTIDPMWHVRHLGWSPDTRYPRSFLKDARLLHWNGRFKPWNYPCVHLDIWEKWFIPDPTGKFTLVRP, from the exons ATGAAAGATGGGGCCAAAACGGATGCAGAGGACGAGAAAGCCGCGGTCACTGACATCCCTGTGGTCATCTGTGCATCAGAGGAGCGCACTGGCGCTGCCATCGCAACCATCAACAGCGTCTACAGCAACAGCCGTGCCAGCATCTTCTTCTACATAGTGACCCTGCGAGATGCCATCAAGAAGATAAG GGAATACATAGAGAAGACCAAGCTGAGAAACATCAAATACAAGATCCTGGAGTTCAATCCGATGGTACTGAAGGGGAAAGTCAAACCGGATTCCTCCAGACCAGAGCTGCTGCATCCT CTAAACTTTGTGAGGTTCTACTTGCCACTTCTTGCCATTGAAAATCACGAGCGGGTTGTTTACCTGGATGATGATGTCATAGTGCAAG GAGATATACAGGAACTGTATGACATAAAGCTGAAAGCGGGACATGCTGCTGCGTTCGCCTCAGACTGTGATCTGCCCTCCACACATGAGATGGTGCGCAGTGTGGGGATGCAG ACAACTTATATGGGCTTTCTGGACTACCGCAAAGAGGAAGTGAGAGATTTGGGCATCAACCCCTCCGACTGCTCCTTTAATCCAGGCGTTTTTGTAGCAGACATTGGTGAATGGAAAAggcaaaaaataactaaacagcTGGAGAAATGGATGGCTAAGAATGTCAG GGAGAATCTGTACAGCAGTGCTATGGCAGGCGGTGTGGCCACCCCACCAATGCTGATCGTCTTTCATGATAAATACACCACTATTGATCCAATGTGGCACGTCAGACATCTAG GCTGGAGTCCTGATACCCGTTATCCCAGATCCTTTCTCAAAGATGCACGCTTACTGCACTGGAATGGCCGTTTCAAGCCCTGGAACTACCCCTGCGTCCATCTGGACATCTGGGAGAAATGGTTTATCCCAGACCCCACAGGAAAATTCACCCTGGTACGACCATGA